TCAGCTTATTCTTCGGTGAGAGTGGATCGGTCTTCGGATCCATCTCCTCCACCAGATACTTGGTGGCGAGACCGCGCTGGCCGATGTATTGCTGCGCCCACTCCATATTGAGGGGCTCGGGGGTGCAGGTGCCTTTGCTGAGGTCTACCCGCAGTATTTTTTTCTGCCATGCCATTTTCGCGTTCCTCCTTCAGATCAGGCTTGAGCTGCTGCGGGTTGGGCACCGGTCTTGGCAGCCCAGGCGCGCATGCGGTCGAGTCCGGTGGTGTCAGCATCGATATAGGTGATCGCACCGGTGGGACAGGCTTTCACGCAAGCCGGATCCCCGCCGCACAGATCGCACTTGATGACCTTGCCGGAGTGAGCCTGGTAGTTGATGGTGCCAAACGGACAGGCGATGGTGCAGACTTTGCAACCCACACAGCGGGCCACGTTGACCTCCTTGGCGCCCGTTGAGAGGTTGTTGCTGATGGCATCGACGGGACATGCCTGCATGCACCACGCTTCGGCGCATTGGGTGCAGGTGTAGGGGACGAACTTACCGTCGGCGTGGAACTGAAATACACGAATACGCGATCGGGCGGGGTTGATAACCCCCTCGTTCTCCAGAGAACAGGCCATCTCGCACTGCAGGCAACTGGTGCACTTGGACGGTTCGATATGAAGGGACCTAAGCATTCTCCTCCTCCTTATTGTTTTGAAAATCGTCCTCCCCGTCACAGCTGGGCATCATGGTCGGCTGCGCGGCGAGGCGTTCGGGTACTGACGTGGTGACGGTTGTAAAAATCCGACTATTTCCGTTAGGTTCAGCTCCTGATTATTTAAAAGAACCCAATGATTTCTAATTGTTTTTGTTTTTGACAAGCCGTTGCTTGTGATGAGCGATTGCTATACTCCGATAACTATAGACCTCCTGTTGGACATATCTAGCAGAAGCATAGGTAGCCATGAAGATTAAAGTAAAGCTCTTTGCCACCCTGTCGCAATACCTGCCTTCGGGCGCCTCCGGTAACCAGGTGGAAATGGCCATACAGGAGGGAACCAGCACCCAACGCATGATCGATCAGTTCAATCTGCCACCTCGACTCGCGCATCTGGTACTCGTCAACGGCACCTTCATCCCCCCTGAAGAACGCACTCGGAAATTGCTGGAGGAGGGCGATGAATTGGCCATTTGGCCGCCGATCGCCGGCGGGTAGACCCGGTGGCGGTAGTCATCGAACGTGAGATGGCCATCACCTGGGAGGATTTTCAACGCATACTCCCCACCGCAGCTGGACAGTGTCCCTTCACCGTTGGCCGGCGCACCGCCATCGTCGAATTCCAACCCGGCGAACAGTTCAGCGTGACGCTCGGCCCGACCCGGCAGCGACGGATCGCCCTGCTCAGCCTGCCCGCTACACCGACCAGCATTGAGTACCATGGCGAACAGACAGCACGTTTCAAAGCATTCCTCGAACGCTTCGACCGCTACTTTCAGCGTGGCGGCGGTTGACACCGGTTGCGCAGCAGAGCCTGATCGGCGGCATCCAGATGACACGCGCCGGAGCAAGATCCTAGGAGTGACTCATCACCGTCGCTGCCACCTGGTGTAACCTGCCCACTGCCGGCGCTATCAGGGGATTGTTCGACGAACTCGGATACACCACGTAGACGGGCTGCTGGAAACTCGGAGCGTGCGATACAGGAAACACCCGCCCCTGTTCGATCAGCTCCCGCACCAGACGGTGTGGAAAATAGCCCGAGCCGCCATCCGTCAGGATACGCTGCAGCCCCAGCCAGCCGATCCCCACAATCACGCGCGGACTGCTCAGTTGGGGCAGGCCGCCGCTGATCTGTGCCAGAAACTCAGGCCCCCAGTCGACGTGGACATAGCGATCGGGATTGGGCGTGTGGCACTCCTCTTCAGTGCTCGTCACCAGAATGAGTTCCTCTTCGAACAGGCGTTCGACTTTCAGGGCTGGTCGGCTCTGCGGTGTGTACATGACGCCGATATCCAGACTGCCATCGACGAGTTCCTGCATCAGTCCCTCTTCAAAGCCGATGTGCGCCCTGATTTGCACATCGGGGATCTCCACACTGAGGGCATTCAGCCACTTGAGCAGCAGACCCTCCCACAATCCGAAGCGTCCCCCCACGGCCAGCGATCCCTCGAAGGCTTGAGCTACGCCCACTTCGTGACGGGCACGCTCCAGCGTCTGCACCATATTGGCGGCGTAGCGCAGGAAACGTCGCCCCGCGGCGGTCATGGTCGCCCCCGCTTTGTTGCGCACGAAAAGCTCACAGCCCAGATAGCTCTCCAACGAGCTGATTCTTCTGCTCACGGCCGCTTGCGTAATATGCAAGGTTTTGGCCGCACGAACGAAACTGCCGGTATCGACCACCTTGAGAAAGGTGCGCGCAAATTCAATGTCCATCGGTCCACCTACACCCATTTGATATGACAATATTTAATATTATTGTTGATTATTTATCGTTTGTGTAATTGATGGTACGAGGATAGTGTGAGGTCGTAGCGTAGTCGGCGGAAAGGTCTTATGGCGCGGTTTCTCGAACATCTCCTGCAGGATCATCAGGACTATGACGCACAGTTGACGTTCCTGGATAGCATTGTGCGCGACATCGAGCTTGAGGAACCCCTCGACTACACCGAACTCGTGGAATTGATGGCCTATCTCAGACCCGGCCTGTCAGGCAGCCACTGCGCGGAGGAGTGGATGATCTGTGATCGACTTGCCGAACAAACCGGTTCACCGCGCTTGGTTGTCGAGGTACTGAAAAATCTGCATCGATCCGTCGCCGATAAGGGGGCTGCACTTGAAACCATAGCCCTCGCCGCGCAGTATGGTCATGTGGTCGCAGCGGATGAAATCAGGCGGCGCGCCGAGGCCTTTAGTACAGAGTTTCGCAAGCAGATTGTCCTGGAAGAGCGCGCCATCTTCCCGCTGGTCAACGGTGTGCTGCATGAGGACGATTGGCGGGCGATCGAGCAAACGATCCGTGTCAGCATCGATCATAGGATCAGCGAGCGCGGCAGGCATTAAATTCGTCAATCACCCTCTCGTTTGCCGAGCATACGCCAAGCCCTGCTGTGATGTGGGGCAGCACCGGCGGTCCCTGTTCCTGGGATCCCGGCATTCGCTAGAATGAAAAGCGACATGAACAAGCAAACCGAGCAACCTTCACCAACTTGTCACTCGTGCCAGACAGAAATCAATCCTTCCGAGATGCTCACCCAGGAAGTCGTCGATTACCTGCTGCATTTCTGCGGTTACGCGTGCTACGCGGAGTGGCGCGCATCCGGCAACCCTGACTCACAGGATCACCATTAAAACCAATGCGCTTTTCCATTTATCGCTTTAACCCCGAAACCGATACCGCTCCCCACATGCAGGACTACGAGCTGGAGGTCGGGCCGGAGATGATGGTCCGGGAGGCACTGATCCGGATCAAGGCCGACGATGAAACGCTCAGTTTCCGCCACTCCTGCGGCGAGGGCGTCTGCGGATCGGATGCGCTGAATATCAATGGCCGCAACCTGCTGGCCTGCATCACGCCGGTGGTGTCCCTCAAAGAGCCGGTGCAGATCCGTCCGTTGCCGCTGCTGCCCGTGATCAGGGATCTGGTGGTCGACATGGAGCCCTTCTTCCACCAATACCGTATGGCGCGCCCCTACCTCATCAACACTACTGCACCACCCGAGAAGGAACGGCTCCAATCCCCGCAGGAGCGCGAACGCCTGGACGGGCTCTACGAATGCATCCTCTGCGCGGCCTGCTCTACGTTCTGCCCCTCATGGTGGTGGAATCCGGACAAGTACCGCGGGCCGGCCGCGTTGCTGCAAACCTGGCGCTTTCTCACCGACAGTCGTGATCAGGCAACCGACGCACGCCTGGATGAATTGGAAGGGCCGTACAAGCTCTTTCGGTGCCGCACCATCATGCACTGCACCGATGTTTGCCCCAAGGGGCTCAATCCTGCCCAGGCCATCGGCCACATCCGCGCGTTGATGGTCCGCCAGAGCGTATAAGTCATGGGTCACCGCAACACGGCAGCGACACCACAGCGCCCCCTGCGTCCCGGCTGCACCTACAGCAACGGTTCATTCGGCGGCAACTGGGAGGTGCGACGCATCCTGGCGATAGAGGCGCCCTGTGACGAGCAACCCGCGGCCAACATCACCTATCAGGTGGTGGTCGGCCATCACCGGCGCAAGAAAGCGCACTGCACCTGCATCGATTTCAACCAGTGGGCACGCTATCGTGTGGAACGGAACGAAACCACCTGGTATCGGGTCGAGTTCTGACCCTGCCACCCCGATTCTGCACATCGAGGTAACGGCTCGCGCTTGTCAGGACGACGTCCACCGCACCAGCGCCTGCAACTGATCCCGCATCGACACGCGCGGCAGATTCACACTGCCGCCATGACCGGCAAGAACCCACTCGAATTCATACTCGAGCAGCCGCTCCAGCGAGCGCGTCTGTTCGGCCCACGAATGCCAGCAGGCATCCCGGAAGGCGACGAGGCGTTGTTTGGCGAAGCTCCACGCCAACGA
This portion of the Pseudomonadota bacterium genome encodes:
- a CDS encoding 4Fe-4S dicluster domain-containing protein, yielding MLRSLHIEPSKCTSCLQCEMACSLENEGVINPARSRIRVFQFHADGKFVPYTCTQCAEAWCMQACPVDAISNNLSTGAKEVNVARCVGCKVCTIACPFGTINYQAHSGKVIKCDLCGGDPACVKACPTGAITYIDADTTGLDRMRAWAAKTGAQPAAAQA
- a CDS encoding MoaD/ThiS family protein, which codes for MKIKVKLFATLSQYLPSGASGNQVEMAIQEGTSTQRMIDQFNLPPRLAHLVLVNGTFIPPEERTRKLLEEGDELAIWPPIAGG
- a CDS encoding LysR family transcriptional regulator — translated: MDIEFARTFLKVVDTGSFVRAAKTLHITQAAVSRRISSLESYLGCELFVRNKAGATMTAAGRRFLRYAANMVQTLERARHEVGVAQAFEGSLAVGGRFGLWEGLLLKWLNALSVEIPDVQIRAHIGFEEGLMQELVDGSLDIGVMYTPQSRPALKVERLFEEELILVTSTEEECHTPNPDRYVHVDWGPEFLAQISGGLPQLSSPRVIVGIGWLGLQRILTDGGSGYFPHRLVRELIEQGRVFPVSHAPSFQQPVYVVYPSSSNNPLIAPAVGRLHQVAATVMSHS
- a CDS encoding DUF3330 domain-containing protein; translation: MKSDMNKQTEQPSPTCHSCQTEINPSEMLTQEVVDYLLHFCGYACYAEWRASGNPDSQDHH
- a CDS encoding succinate dehydrogenase iron-sulfur subunit encodes the protein MRFSIYRFNPETDTAPHMQDYELEVGPEMMVREALIRIKADDETLSFRHSCGEGVCGSDALNINGRNLLACITPVVSLKEPVQIRPLPLLPVIRDLVVDMEPFFHQYRMARPYLINTTAPPEKERLQSPQERERLDGLYECILCAACSTFCPSWWWNPDKYRGPAALLQTWRFLTDSRDQATDARLDELEGPYKLFRCRTIMHCTDVCPKGLNPAQAIGHIRALMVRQSV